The Acetomicrobium flavidum genome window below encodes:
- the csaB gene encoding polysaccharide pyruvyl transferase CsaB — protein sequence MARKYDLAICGYYGFGNLGDELICRALVEMAVGLGLERSRICVLSCDPHLTGSSLGVDSVDRWNFFEVFKALRQSRSLLLGGGGLFQDSTSLRSCLYYWGVTLLGRLLGATPWAFGQSVGPLRSKTSRFLARHALKACRVRFVRDEASRDLLSSMGLDSQILPDPVFYFASCMPKNFRSGSVLALNVRPLSGGENTAGLLFQAVKAFCDARGYRTRAICLCEEDLLELRRLGERLDEAIVVKDLKDIASAFEDVRYAVGMRLHFCLLALLFRVPVVAVPYDPKVRSFALSWDIPLWEKGADLGNLISKAKVAQDDEINSARENLTEGFAFAIRKILGDECVGARS from the coding sequence TTGGCGAGGAAGTATGACCTTGCCATATGCGGATATTACGGCTTTGGCAATTTAGGCGACGAGCTTATTTGTCGTGCCCTGGTCGAAATGGCCGTGGGCTTGGGGCTTGAAAGAAGCCGCATCTGCGTTCTTTCTTGCGACCCTCACCTTACGGGATCAAGCCTCGGGGTTGACTCCGTGGACAGGTGGAATTTTTTTGAGGTTTTTAAGGCATTAAGGCAAAGCAGGAGCCTGCTTTTGGGCGGTGGGGGGTTGTTTCAGGATTCGACGAGTTTGAGGTCCTGTTTATATTATTGGGGAGTTACCCTGTTGGGTCGCCTGCTTGGCGCTACGCCTTGGGCCTTCGGTCAATCGGTGGGGCCTTTAAGGTCAAAGACGTCCAGATTTCTTGCCCGGCACGCCTTAAAGGCCTGCCGCGTTAGGTTTGTGAGGGACGAAGCCTCAAGGGATCTCTTGTCATCGATGGGACTTGACAGCCAAATCTTGCCGGACCCTGTATTTTACTTTGCTTCCTGTATGCCCAAAAACTTTAGATCAGGCAGCGTCTTGGCCTTAAACGTCAGGCCCCTTTCCGGCGGCGAGAATACGGCAGGTTTGCTGTTTCAAGCGGTCAAGGCCTTCTGCGATGCACGGGGGTATCGCACGAGGGCGATATGCCTGTGCGAGGAAGACCTGCTAGAATTAAGGCGACTGGGCGAACGTTTAGACGAGGCGATCGTGGTCAAAGACCTGAAGGATATAGCTTCTGCATTTGAAGACGTCAGGTATGCCGTGGGAATGCGTCTTCATTTTTGCCTGCTGGCGCTACTTTTCCGCGTCCCGGTCGTTGCCGTTCCCTACGACCCTAAGGTCAGGTCCTTTGCCTTAAGTTGGGACATTCCGCTTTGGGAGAAGGGCGCAGACCTGGGAAACCTAATCTCAAAGGCCAAGGTCGCCCAGGACGATGAAATAAATTCGGCAAGAGAAAATTTGACGGAAGGTTTTGCGTTTGCAATAAGGAAAATATTGGGAGATGAATGCGTTGGAGCGCGATCTTGA
- a CDS encoding DUF5693 family protein, whose amino-acid sequence MNAFLKKISLLLLILAIAAGAVGLIPRFKEEMAKKDVALLVEYSDIDVMARQAGLSFDEMLKRLLKDGITAVSFKDLTGTDLRDGDTPLLWGTLRDLLPEGDFDGLSGNAALLVPKEYDDWFFKKYLEARFPGCVTRAVPEGSIYVLPREPKELLEVGIIPDPMAFKHLARLNVPLVYRPSPTFGLSSDDVAKSLDLLFASLWRLRGVLPQGAVMFGYPDMAPLIDVMHKYGALLLQPEFVRFIGGNEAYRASFPDVLSLHSVTTPEIISRNLSRSSLVERFARAARERSVRVLLLRPYDISSGPWIDAFEQDLASLKALLQRDGFAFRFGDPYPNFGHTPWAFLSFLAAGLCVITFLLSMGEREIFRSRNFVLLCVVAVVILVLGANRIALFAKLAGALLAAFGASAAALAALEAKKPLSGLCVAFGMVIAVGFALSSFFGMPLYMLRLATFSGVKATLLLPPLFVLLHDASKRRYPEGVCDVLKRPPLWGELFALFVILLAAAILLVRSDNVSLVPRWEVAMRDMFERYLVARPRNKEIFVGYPALWLAFVMGAMKSKVNFTRLGSQLHLLLRMASSLAFASAVNSFCHFHTRIYFICWRVFNGLWVGSLFGLLLVLVFILALKFKVIRRLLFVGEEV is encoded by the coding sequence TTGAACGCTTTTCTCAAAAAAATATCACTGCTTCTCCTGATCCTGGCAATCGCTGCAGGAGCGGTTGGGCTTATCCCCAGATTTAAGGAGGAGATGGCCAAAAAAGACGTAGCCCTCCTGGTGGAATACTCAGACATTGACGTCATGGCACGCCAGGCAGGCCTAAGCTTTGATGAGATGCTGAAACGCCTTCTTAAGGACGGGATCACTGCAGTTTCGTTTAAGGACCTCACCGGCACGGACCTGCGCGACGGCGACACGCCCCTTCTTTGGGGGACGTTAAGGGACCTGCTTCCCGAAGGAGACTTCGACGGCCTTTCCGGGAATGCCGCTCTCCTTGTGCCTAAGGAATACGATGACTGGTTCTTCAAGAAGTACCTGGAGGCCCGCTTTCCCGGATGTGTGACCCGTGCCGTACCCGAGGGCAGCATATACGTATTGCCCAGAGAGCCCAAGGAGCTCTTGGAGGTTGGGATCATCCCCGACCCCATGGCCTTCAAGCATCTTGCCCGCTTAAACGTCCCCTTGGTTTACAGGCCTTCGCCTACCTTCGGATTGTCCTCGGATGACGTGGCAAAAAGCCTGGACTTACTGTTTGCGTCGCTTTGGAGGCTTCGCGGCGTCTTGCCGCAGGGTGCCGTGATGTTCGGCTATCCCGACATGGCACCTTTGATCGACGTGATGCACAAATATGGCGCCCTTTTGCTCCAGCCGGAGTTCGTCCGCTTCATAGGCGGAAACGAGGCATATAGGGCTTCATTTCCCGACGTCCTTTCGCTGCACAGCGTGACGACCCCTGAGATCATATCGAGAAACCTGTCCCGTTCCTCTTTGGTCGAACGCTTTGCCAGGGCGGCTAGGGAACGGTCGGTTCGTGTCTTATTGCTTCGACCTTACGACATATCCTCAGGTCCGTGGATAGATGCCTTCGAGCAGGACCTGGCCTCCTTGAAAGCCTTGCTTCAAAGGGACGGGTTCGCATTTAGGTTTGGGGACCCATACCCTAACTTTGGCCACACACCTTGGGCTTTCCTGTCCTTTTTGGCGGCGGGCTTGTGCGTGATTACGTTTTTGTTGTCTATGGGAGAAAGAGAAATTTTTAGGTCGCGCAACTTCGTGCTGCTTTGCGTTGTTGCGGTGGTCATCTTGGTCCTTGGCGCTAACCGCATCGCCCTTTTTGCCAAGTTAGCGGGGGCGCTTCTTGCTGCCTTTGGCGCGTCTGCGGCGGCTTTGGCCGCGCTTGAGGCCAAAAAGCCCCTAAGCGGGCTGTGCGTGGCCTTCGGGATGGTCATCGCCGTGGGCTTTGCGTTGTCATCCTTTTTTGGAATGCCCCTTTACATGCTGCGCCTTGCGACCTTTTCGGGCGTCAAGGCCACGTTGTTGCTGCCACCTTTGTTCGTCTTGCTTCATGACGCCTCAAAGCGTCGATATCCCGAGGGCGTCTGTGACGTATTGAAGCGTCCACCCCTTTGGGGAGAGCTTTTTGCCCTCTTCGTGATATTGCTTGCGGCGGCGATACTGCTTGTACGAAGCGATAACGTTTCCCTGGTCCCGCGGTGGGAGGTTGCCATGCGAGATATGTTTGAGCGCTACCTTGTGGCAAGGCCGCGAAACAAGGAGATATTCGTTGGATATCCGGCGCTGTGGCTTGCCTTCGTCATGGGTGCAATGAAGTCGAAGGTAAACTTCACCAGGCTTGGCTCGCAGCTTCACCTCTTGCTTCGCATGGCCTCATCTTTGGCCTTTGCGTCGGCCGTAAACAGCTTCTGCCATTTTCATACGAGGATATACTTCATATGTTGGAGGGTTTTTAACGGCCTGTGGGTGGGCTCGCTTTTCGGTCTGCTTTTGGTGCTTGTCTTCATTTTGGCCTTGAAGTTCAAGGTCATAAGGAGGTTGCTCTTCGTTGGCGAGGAAGTATGA
- a CDS encoding Maf family protein has product MNNAARIILASNSPRRRSLLADLLGWEVLFVTSGVEEDVNGFRIPEDAVRHLSAQKAMSVASSYDDLFVIGADTIVYINGHILGKPSSVEEAFEMLLELNGRTHEVYTGIAVVKGEILRVDHEVTRVTFRNMSPKALLAYAETKEGLDKAGAYGVQGKGALLVERVEGCFYNVVGLPLAKLSAMLQDLGWPLEDQWRCVR; this is encoded by the coding sequence ATGAATAACGCCGCAAGAATAATCTTGGCCTCGAACAGTCCCAGGCGGCGGTCTTTGCTTGCCGACCTTTTGGGATGGGAGGTGTTGTTCGTAACGTCCGGCGTAGAAGAAGACGTCAACGGTTTCAGGATCCCTGAGGATGCGGTAAGACATCTTTCTGCCCAAAAGGCGATGTCCGTGGCATCTTCTTACGACGACCTTTTTGTCATAGGGGCCGACACGATCGTCTACATCAATGGTCATATCCTGGGGAAGCCCTCATCCGTGGAGGAAGCCTTCGAGATGCTCCTTGAACTTAACGGCAGAACTCACGAGGTTTACACAGGCATTGCCGTCGTAAAAGGAGAAATTTTGAGGGTAGATCACGAGGTCACGCGCGTTACGTTTAGAAACATGAGTCCCAAAGCCCTTTTGGCCTACGCCGAGACCAAGGAAGGCTTGGATAAGGCAGGTGCTTACGGCGTGCAGGGCAAGGGGGCCTTGCTCGTCGAAAGGGTCGAAGGGTGCTTTTATAACGTGGTCGGCCTTCCTCTGGCGAAGCTTTCTGCGATGCTTCAAGACCTGGGCTGGCCGCTTGAGGACCAATGGAGGTGTGTCCGTTGA
- a CDS encoding undecaprenyl-diphosphate phosphatase, giving the protein MTLVQSLVLGALQGFTEFLPVSSSGHLALAQRLFGLSDPPIAFDVFLHFATMLATLLYFMGDILSLLKEWLLGFAGRDQRKSEGWRYGWAVIAGTLVTALLGLPLEGAATRAFAVPWAVACGLVVTASLLGFASRIPVSDKQVSLGTGILVGLAQGIAVMPGISRSGSTIVAALMAGVRREEAFRFSFLLSLPAIMGATLLEGMKALREGVFLPDGWAYGCALAFLCGLVSLHFMRKVVVFGKWKYFSLYCLVVAAIGFIIGLL; this is encoded by the coding sequence ATGACGCTCGTTCAATCCTTGGTCTTGGGCGCGCTTCAGGGATTTACGGAGTTTTTGCCCGTGAGCAGTTCGGGCCACCTCGCCCTGGCGCAGCGCCTCTTTGGCTTAAGCGATCCGCCGATTGCCTTCGATGTGTTCCTGCACTTTGCGACCATGCTTGCGACGCTTCTGTACTTCATGGGCGATATCCTAAGCCTTCTAAAGGAATGGTTATTGGGTTTTGCCGGCAGAGATCAGAGGAAAAGCGAGGGTTGGAGGTACGGATGGGCCGTCATTGCGGGGACCTTGGTGACGGCCTTGCTGGGCTTGCCTTTGGAAGGCGCAGCGACAAGGGCCTTTGCCGTTCCCTGGGCCGTGGCCTGCGGGCTGGTCGTGACGGCCTCGCTTTTGGGTTTTGCTTCGCGCATCCCGGTAAGCGACAAGCAGGTTTCCCTCGGCACCGGAATTCTGGTGGGCCTGGCTCAGGGGATCGCGGTGATGCCGGGGATATCAAGGTCGGGCAGCACGATCGTGGCGGCCTTGATGGCAGGCGTCAGGAGGGAGGAGGCCTTTCGCTTTTCCTTTTTGCTTTCCTTGCCCGCCATAATGGGAGCCACCCTTCTTGAGGGAATGAAAGCCCTTCGGGAGGGAGTCTTTTTGCCGGACGGCTGGGCTTACGGATGCGCATTGGCCTTCCTCTGTGGCCTTGTGTCGCTTCATTTTATGAGGAAGGTCGTCGTCTTCGGGAAGTGGAAATACTTTTCCCTGTACTGCCTTGTCGTAGCTGCCATAGGGTTTATCATTGGGTTGTTGTAG
- a CDS encoding ribonuclease J: protein MQKSTGKRRRRPRGGKGSASLKFIPLGGVGEIGKNMNVLEYGDDILVIDCGLMFPDEEMLGVDFVIPDPAYLMANRDRIKGILITHGHDDHIGALPFILPRLDCPIYATRLTLGLIRSKLEEVAPKYELKAHEIAAGDVLEIGCFKVQPFSVCHSIPDGVGYAIYTPVGVVVHTGDFKLDPTPIDGRATDYALLASLGTKGVLLMMSDSTNVERDGFTPSERMVGKTMEQTFRLYRNRRIVVSSFASNLHRIQQVIETAVRFNRKVALIGRSMVANVARARELGYMNVDEDVFIQPSEIEGFPHSRLVVITTGSQGEPFSGLVLMSRGDHKHIKLGPKDLVVISALPIPGNERLVHRTINDLFRQGCEVIYEAEQNIHVSGHASREELKMMLSLVKPTYFVPLHGEYRHLVRHKQLAEELGLPSKNVFVMEKGDVLSMTKRQAKLLEKVPSGAYIVDGRAYSDLNGQLLSERRDLAEDGLVCISAVYDPAGNLLAPVSIESRGFLHRADADELYRSIEDAVEKAIKAAKAEGKDEDVSSRIRSAVKGVLKRFSMSAPVILVLTNEVQSGNGFACKFSRREQIK, encoded by the coding sequence TTGCAAAAAAGCACAGGCAAGCGCAGGCGACGTCCGCGAGGCGGTAAAGGAAGCGCTTCTTTGAAGTTCATTCCCCTGGGCGGCGTGGGGGAAATAGGCAAGAACATGAACGTACTCGAGTACGGAGACGACATACTGGTGATAGATTGCGGGTTGATGTTCCCCGACGAGGAGATGCTGGGGGTGGACTTCGTTATACCCGATCCTGCATACCTCATGGCAAACAGGGACAGGATAAAGGGCATCCTCATCACGCATGGTCACGACGACCATATTGGTGCCCTGCCCTTTATACTTCCCAGGCTTGATTGTCCCATATATGCGACCAGGCTTACGCTTGGCCTTATAAGGAGCAAGCTCGAGGAGGTAGCGCCGAAATACGAGCTCAAGGCCCACGAGATCGCGGCCGGAGATGTCCTCGAAATAGGGTGTTTCAAGGTTCAGCCTTTTTCGGTATGCCATTCCATACCGGATGGGGTAGGATATGCCATATACACGCCCGTCGGCGTAGTGGTTCACACGGGTGACTTCAAGCTGGATCCCACCCCGATCGACGGAAGGGCCACGGATTACGCCCTGCTGGCATCCCTCGGCACCAAGGGGGTGCTATTGATGATGTCCGATTCGACGAACGTCGAGCGCGACGGGTTTACCCCCTCGGAGCGGATGGTGGGAAAGACCATGGAGCAGACCTTTAGGCTCTACAGGAACAGGCGCATCGTGGTGTCCTCCTTTGCGAGTAACCTGCACAGGATCCAGCAGGTCATAGAGACGGCCGTGAGGTTTAACCGCAAGGTGGCCTTGATAGGAAGGAGCATGGTGGCAAACGTGGCCCGTGCCAGGGAGCTTGGCTACATGAATGTGGACGAAGATGTCTTCATCCAGCCGTCCGAGATAGAGGGCTTCCCGCACAGCAGGCTGGTGGTCATAACGACGGGAAGCCAGGGCGAGCCCTTTTCGGGGCTTGTTCTCATGAGCCGCGGAGATCATAAACACATAAAGCTAGGGCCAAAGGACCTGGTCGTAATAAGTGCCCTTCCCATACCGGGAAACGAACGGCTGGTGCACAGGACCATAAATGACCTCTTTAGGCAGGGCTGCGAGGTCATATATGAGGCCGAGCAGAACATCCACGTATCCGGCCATGCCTCCCGCGAGGAGTTGAAGATGATGTTAAGTTTAGTAAAGCCGACTTACTTTGTGCCGCTTCACGGCGAGTACAGGCACTTGGTCAGGCACAAGCAGTTGGCAGAAGAGCTGGGGTTGCCCTCAAAAAACGTCTTCGTCATGGAAAAGGGCGACGTGCTGAGCATGACCAAAAGACAGGCCAAGCTGCTTGAAAAGGTTCCCTCGGGAGCTTACATAGTGGACGGTCGCGCTTACAGCGACCTGAACGGACAATTGCTTAGCGAAAGAAGGGATTTGGCCGAGGACGGGTTGGTGTGCATATCGGCCGTATATGATCCGGCAGGCAACCTGCTTGCGCCCGTTTCCATAGAAAGCCGCGGATTTCTTCATCGCGCTGACGCCGACGAGCTCTACAGGTCCATAGAGGACGCCGTGGAGAAGGCCATAAAGGCTGCAAAGGCCGAAGGAAAGGACGAAGACGTCTCCTCGCGCATCAGAAGCGCGGTAAAGGGAGTCTTAAAGAGGTTTTCCATGTCTGCGCCCGTGATATTGGTCCTGACGAACGAGGTCCAAAGCGGCAACGGTTTTGCCTGTAAGTTTTCCCGAAGGGAGCAGATAAAATGA
- a CDS encoding class II fructose-bisphosphate aldolase — MKLESLSYKELLKKRPLNVQAIYGDEPVGLVSGRDIIEAARKKGAVILAANARNPLTIKGVFRAARKLNAAVLIELAKSEATYCGCTYDNVPDYAVKYSSELGHGIVFGLHVDHYAIKSMSDVYKAIAHLRQIVERGWTSVAVDASHNPDWENLMYTRDVAQHIPAYLGLEVEVGEIKGPGELTTVEEALFFVGGLNSWCIFPDLLAISNGSMHGTYDKTVGQIEGIDLNRTKEIADAVSRYGVSIAQHGISGTPLDKVAMFARYGINKGNVATLWQNIIFGLEMEPDTGNAVIKDGSYVKDPGRGIPVELWNKIVAWADEQGYSRKSGDYKKANKPFHDQIMALPEDVQERIIAETEEWAVKYIKAFGSEGTAELVLEVVSSRRDYNSTPERRIFHSRSEFAPEKAPDAGRAKKAEGKDFSD, encoded by the coding sequence TTGAAGTTGGAGAGCTTGTCCTACAAGGAATTGCTTAAAAAAAGGCCCCTGAACGTCCAGGCCATATACGGAGACGAACCCGTGGGCCTGGTCAGCGGCAGGGACATAATCGAGGCGGCAAGGAAGAAGGGCGCCGTAATTTTGGCGGCAAATGCAAGAAATCCCTTGACGATAAAGGGCGTGTTTAGGGCCGCAAGGAAGCTCAACGCAGCCGTCCTGATAGAGCTTGCGAAGTCCGAAGCGACTTATTGCGGCTGTACCTATGACAACGTCCCGGATTACGCGGTAAAATACTCAAGTGAACTGGGCCACGGCATAGTCTTCGGATTGCATGTGGATCATTACGCCATAAAGTCCATGTCTGACGTATATAAGGCCATAGCCCATCTCCGTCAGATCGTGGAGCGCGGCTGGACCTCGGTTGCAGTCGATGCCTCCCACAACCCGGACTGGGAAAACCTCATGTATACACGCGACGTGGCACAGCACATCCCTGCCTACCTGGGCCTTGAGGTCGAGGTGGGAGAGATAAAGGGGCCCGGCGAGCTTACCACGGTGGAGGAGGCCCTCTTTTTCGTGGGTGGGCTCAATTCCTGGTGCATCTTCCCGGACCTTCTTGCCATATCCAACGGGAGCATGCACGGCACCTACGACAAGACCGTGGGGCAGATTGAGGGCATAGACCTAAACAGGACGAAGGAGATAGCCGATGCAGTTTCCCGCTACGGAGTTTCCATAGCCCAGCACGGCATCTCGGGCACTCCTTTGGACAAGGTCGCCATGTTCGCCAGGTACGGCATAAACAAGGGCAACGTGGCTACGCTGTGGCAAAACATAATATTTGGCCTGGAGATGGAGCCCGATACCGGAAATGCGGTCATTAAGGACGGCTCTTACGTAAAAGACCCCGGCAGGGGCATCCCCGTGGAGCTGTGGAACAAGATCGTGGCCTGGGCCGACGAGCAAGGCTACAGCAGAAAGTCCGGCGATTACAAGAAGGCAAACAAGCCCTTCCACGACCAGATAATGGCCTTGCCGGAGGATGTACAGGAGCGCATCATCGCCGAGACTGAGGAATGGGCCGTCAAGTACATAAAGGCCTTTGGCAGCGAGGGCACGGCAGAGCTGGTCTTGGAGGTGGTCTCTTCCAGGAGGGATTACAATTCCACTCCCGAGCGAAGGATCTTTCACTCAAGAAGCGAGTTCGCTCCCGAAAAGGCTCCCGACGCAGGCAGGGCAAAGAAGGCGGAAGGCAAGGATTTCTCGGATTAG
- a CDS encoding N-acyl-D-amino-acid deacylase family protein, producing MLDLLITNGSVVDPESGQIMDVNLGAIDGNIVYIGKETPKDAEITIDAKGLFVAPGFIDTHVHDEDPSENEVEKALLLQGVTTAIAGNCGLGPIISDEIVSRPRYLRVGFFTGHQVLRERVGLTDNYMPASPSSIKEMVELLRQELSKGSFGLSLGLEYVPGASYEEIYELARTVAQFDKRWVSMHIRYDGDKSLDAVREAIALSRDCGVRVQISHLASMASFGCLNEALKLIEEAKACADVTFDSYPYKAFCTHIGSAVFDPGFEKRWKKGFSALQVASGKHKGKRLTQELYVKLRKEEPNTLIIAHVMNEEEVKAALRHPDCMIASDAILEKGQGHPRVCGTFPRAFAILIKEGLSWPEVIRKATYLPAKSSWLDDRGCIKAGCKADLVIFNPKKLKDCATFKDPMLSPKGIDYVIIGGKIAVQRGTVLQPCGEVMFRR from the coding sequence ATGTTAGATCTTCTTATAACGAACGGTTCGGTCGTAGACCCTGAAAGCGGTCAAATCATGGACGTAAACCTGGGGGCCATCGACGGAAACATTGTCTATATCGGCAAGGAGACGCCAAAAGACGCAGAGATTACGATAGACGCAAAGGGCCTTTTTGTCGCTCCGGGCTTCATCGACACTCACGTGCACGATGAGGACCCTTCGGAAAACGAAGTGGAAAAGGCATTGCTCCTCCAGGGAGTGACGACGGCCATTGCCGGCAACTGCGGACTTGGGCCTATAATATCCGATGAGATCGTTTCAAGGCCGCGTTATCTGAGGGTCGGGTTTTTCACGGGCCATCAGGTCTTGAGGGAAAGGGTTGGCTTGACCGACAACTACATGCCTGCAAGTCCGTCTTCGATAAAGGAGATGGTCGAGCTTTTGAGGCAGGAATTGTCGAAAGGAAGCTTCGGCCTTTCCCTCGGGCTTGAGTACGTGCCCGGGGCAAGCTACGAGGAGATTTACGAGCTTGCCAGGACAGTTGCCCAGTTCGACAAAAGGTGGGTGTCCATGCACATCAGGTACGACGGCGACAAGTCCCTGGATGCCGTCAGGGAGGCAATTGCGCTTTCTAGGGATTGCGGCGTCAGGGTGCAGATATCCCATCTGGCCAGCATGGCGTCCTTTGGCTGTCTGAATGAGGCATTAAAGTTAATTGAGGAAGCAAAGGCCTGTGCCGACGTGACATTCGATTCCTATCCCTACAAGGCCTTCTGTACCCACATCGGATCGGCGGTCTTTGATCCCGGTTTTGAGAAACGTTGGAAGAAGGGCTTTTCTGCCCTGCAGGTGGCATCGGGCAAACATAAGGGCAAAAGGCTCACTCAAGAGCTTTACGTCAAGCTTAGAAAGGAAGAGCCGAACACATTGATCATTGCTCACGTCATGAACGAGGAAGAGGTAAAGGCCGCCTTAAGACATCCCGACTGCATGATAGCGTCCGATGCCATTTTGGAAAAAGGCCAGGGCCATCCTCGCGTCTGCGGCACCTTCCCGAGGGCATTTGCCATTCTCATAAAGGAAGGGCTGTCGTGGCCCGAGGTCATACGCAAGGCCACCTACTTGCCGGCAAAGTCGTCATGGCTGGATGACAGGGGCTGCATAAAGGCAGGCTGCAAGGCAGACCTCGTGATATTCAATCCCAAAAAGCTCAAGGATTGCGCCACCTTCAAGGATCCGATGCTTTCCCCAAAGGGGATAGATTACGTGATCATAGGAGGCAAGATTGCAGTCCAAAGGGGCACGGTACTTCAACCTTGCGGTGAGGTCATGTTTCGCAGGTGA
- a CDS encoding MalY/PatB family protein, translating into MSRYNFDEVTDRRNTYSEKWDGLMETFGSDDVLPMWVADMDFRSPHEVVEAFTERSKHGIFGYPFRSESYYEAIMEWVRVRHGWEIKREWIVDVPSVMPGLAAALLAFTSPGDGVVLQPPVYPPFFEVTGSLDRHVVCNFLKFEDGWHMDFEGLKGLLPSAKAFMLCSPHNPIGRVWSKEELLTLSSMCAKAGVPVFSDEIHCDFVYRGYKHIPIASINHEAAMNTVTFMSASKTFNIAGFKNAYAIVPNPAMREKLSKVLQGLHFGSGDLFGILGLEIAYRHGRDWLDDLLLYLEENRDLAVSALRAAGVGVTSPQGTYLLWLDFRSLGLSQEKLMEFLVKRARLGLNDGLTFGPNGAGFARMNIGCPRRTLEEGLHRLTKALS; encoded by the coding sequence ATGTCTCGGTATAACTTCGATGAAGTGACGGACAGGAGAAACACTTACAGCGAAAAGTGGGACGGTTTGATGGAGACCTTCGGGTCAGATGACGTGCTTCCCATGTGGGTGGCCGACATGGACTTCAGGTCGCCTCATGAAGTGGTGGAGGCCTTTACGGAAAGGTCGAAGCATGGCATCTTCGGGTATCCCTTCAGGAGCGAAAGCTATTACGAGGCCATAATGGAGTGGGTGCGCGTCAGGCACGGCTGGGAGATAAAGCGGGAATGGATAGTTGACGTGCCAAGCGTCATGCCCGGTTTGGCCGCGGCGCTTTTGGCATTTACTTCGCCCGGCGACGGCGTGGTGCTTCAGCCGCCCGTGTACCCTCCTTTTTTTGAGGTTACCGGGTCGCTTGACAGACATGTCGTCTGCAACTTTTTAAAGTTTGAGGACGGCTGGCACATGGACTTTGAGGGACTTAAAGGCCTTCTTCCTTCGGCTAAGGCCTTCATGCTTTGCAGCCCCCACAACCCTATCGGCCGCGTATGGAGCAAAGAGGAGTTGCTGACCCTTTCTTCGATGTGCGCCAAAGCTGGCGTGCCCGTGTTTTCCGACGAAATTCACTGCGATTTCGTCTACCGAGGATATAAGCACATTCCCATAGCCTCGATTAACCATGAGGCTGCCATGAACACGGTGACCTTCATGTCTGCAAGCAAGACCTTTAACATAGCTGGCTTCAAAAACGCCTATGCGATCGTGCCAAACCCGGCGATGAGGGAGAAACTGTCCAAGGTCCTGCAGGGGCTGCATTTTGGTTCCGGCGACCTTTTTGGTATACTTGGACTCGAGATTGCCTACCGTCACGGCAGGGATTGGCTTGATGATCTTTTGCTTTACCTGGAGGAAAATCGCGACTTAGCGGTTTCTGCTTTGCGCGCAGCCGGCGTCGGCGTGACAAGCCCCCAGGGGACTTATCTGCTTTGGCTGGACTTTAGAAGCCTGGGCTTGTCTCAGGAAAAGCTGATGGAATTTTTGGTAAAGCGGGCCAGGCTTGGCTTAAACGACGGCTTGACCTTTGGGCCGAACGGCGCCGGTTTTGCCAGGATGAACATAGGTTGTCCCAGGAGGACGCTTGAGGAGGGCCTTCATAGGCTGACGAAGGCCTTATCTTAG
- a CDS encoding HEPN domain-containing protein, with product MDMDEIIRSIVEVIKEKFSPLKIILYGSYARGTQTWDSDVDFLVVVSKEVDKRKTAVAMRAALSDFLCGKDVVIATPEELAVKGSIPGTLLYSMLKEGKVLYEDMTPYVEEARTWLNCAVDDVKAAEKLLESGFNRHACWLSAMGAERALKALLISKGVPFPRSHDLNALYKLIAERCHFEGLSLDHAELAKFSEWAVEAGHPGDWPAITDLEAKEDVMSAKKIVEAVSKVFAFC from the coding sequence ATGGACATGGACGAGATCATCCGATCCATCGTCGAGGTCATAAAAGAAAAGTTCAGTCCGCTTAAAATCATACTTTACGGCTCCTATGCCAGGGGCACCCAGACGTGGGACAGCGACGTGGATTTTCTGGTCGTAGTTTCAAAGGAAGTCGACAAAAGGAAGACGGCGGTGGCGATGCGCGCGGCGTTAAGCGATTTCCTTTGCGGCAAGGACGTCGTCATCGCAACGCCTGAGGAATTGGCGGTGAAGGGCAGCATTCCCGGAACCCTTCTTTATTCCATGCTGAAGGAGGGCAAGGTCTTGTATGAGGACATGACGCCTTACGTGGAGGAAGCCCGCACTTGGCTTAACTGCGCCGTCGATGACGTGAAAGCCGCCGAAAAGTTGCTCGAATCCGGCTTTAACCGCCACGCTTGCTGGTTGTCCGCAATGGGGGCCGAAAGGGCCCTGAAAGCCCTTTTGATCTCAAAAGGCGTGCCCTTCCCTCGAAGCCACGACTTAAACGCACTTTACAAGCTTATTGCGGAACGCTGTCATTTCGAGGGGTTATCGCTGGATCATGCTGAGCTTGCAAAATTTTCCGAGTGGGCCGTCGAGGCGGGACATCCGGGCGATTGGCCTGCCATAACCGACCTTGAGGCCAAAGAGGATGTAATGTCGGCTAAGAAAATCGTCGAGGCCGTTTCAAAGGTGTTTGCCTTTTGCTAA